In Drosophila innubila isolate TH190305 chromosome 2R unlocalized genomic scaffold, UK_Dinn_1.0 1_C_2R, whole genome shotgun sequence, the following are encoded in one genomic region:
- the LOC117784642 gene encoding thioredoxin domain-containing protein 15: MHANVNFLILFLFGLCAEQANGELSGLLSALQYLGLKIQPNGAGSQSQVSRGQCEYTFEAYALMRERHLCVPDDEHIMHMTEVPQQRKPPLRIRCLDVPDLSLREGNITLPKLLIMESAKEIVNLLKPIGNATKRHEYGSCVVMHFCTPTSLECARIANVINLLPHLFPNLPVAYVDAYKFSRFNAEFGIVSLPTTLIFHQGRPMLKYDPAWDETSRLACAKFIMRHTNLKTVDPRSIKPYVLSWTKIGPLLDTPDFQTDFYLGLAWAFILLCLANYVRRTLIWKQLVEMVQRNWRESEETQMEMVD, encoded by the exons atgcatgcaaatgtaaatttcttgatattgtttttatttg GACTCTGCGCAGAGCAGGCAAATGGAGAACTGTCAGGATTGTTGAGCGCGCTGCAATACCTGGGCCTCAAAATCCAGCCGAATGGCGCTGGATCTCAATCTCAAGTGTCCCGGGGCCAATGTGAGTACACGTTTGAGGCGTACGCGTTGATGCGGGAACGCCACTTGTGTGTGCCGGACGACGAGCACATAATGCACATGACGGAGGTGCCGCAGCAGCGGAAGCCACCGCTAAGGATTCGATGTCTGGATGTACCCGATTTGAGCCTGCGCGAGGGAAACATTACTCTTCCCAAACTGCTCATTATGGAGTCGGCAAAGGAGATTGTGAATCTGCTGAAACCCATCGGCAATGCCACGAAACGACACGAATACGGCAGCTGTGTAGTCATGCACTTCTGTACGCCGACGAGTTTGGAATGCGCCCGAATTGCCAATGTGATCAACTTGTTGCCACATCTGTTTCCCAATTTGCCAGTGGCCTACGTCGATGCGTACAAGTTTTCACGATTTAATGCCGAGTTCGGGATTGTGTCGCTGCCGACGACCCTGATATTCCATCAGGGTCGACCCATGCTCAAATACGATCCCGCCTGGGACGAGACAAGCAGACTTGCCTGTGCCAAGTTCATCATGCGCCATACCAATCTGAAGACTGTTGACCCAAGGAGCATAAAACCCTATGTCTTATCATGGACCAAAATTGGGCCACTGCTCGACACCCCCGATTTCCAGACGGATTTCTATTTGGGACTGGCCTGGGCTTTCATACTGCTCTGTTTGGCCAACTATGTGCGACGCACACTCATATGGAAGCAATTGGTGGAAATGGTTCAACGCAATTGGCGGGAATCCGAGGAGACTCAAATGGAAATGGTCGATTAG
- the LOC117784640 gene encoding kelch-like protein 2, whose protein sequence is MSDSDSVLEELALEPSIPLLSLSEFYGGNQLPSWNIPNWDLMLKKSVSVAPLLLKIWKQNDAMDLILKLGTRQLRCNRLRLMCHSEYALRELVNGRRELELPEDRVTWEGLERVCKWIKEPEALLERRHIMMLLSAAIFLEMNDLVKQIWYCLDLANQFHDDQAFVISQEAFNLRSNLPVLGLDKSMLGRIECFFLTLVASMEFVQLPVDHICCLFNSDRIAVNSEKEVFFAAIRWLTHDWPNRAKHVLAIMQNIRLVLLPQKFLLDLRESTDEELLNPIIPLPDFQQIISVACSDQTFLYSDDGSIFHGYLYDSFKMSMPVRRPFICHDLCLYHKSYTDEFLGDFTYKQFLSYLRVLQNDKSSWKLLKAEQVDSKIN, encoded by the exons ATGTCCGACTCAGACAGTGTTTTGGAAGAATTGGCTTTAGAGCCCAGCATACCATTGTTATCCTTGTCCGAGTTTTATGGTGGCAATCAGTTGCCCTCGTGGAACATACCCAATTGGGACTTAATGTTGAAGAAAAGCGTTTCCGTGGCACCGTTATTATTAAAGATTTGGAAGCAGAACGATGCAATGGATCTGATATTGAAATTGGGCACAAGGCAGTTGCGTTGTAATCGCTTGAGATTAATGTGTCACTCGGAGTACGCATTAAGGGAACTGGTAAATGGCAGAAGGGAGCTGGAGCTACCTGAGGATCGAGTGACTTGGGAGGGTCTGGAGCGTGTCTGCAAGTGGATAAAAGAACCGGAGGCATTGCTGGAACGTCGTCACATTATGATGCTGCTGTCGGCGGCAATATTCCTGGAGATGAATGATTTGGTCAAGCAAATATGGTATTGCCTGGACTTGGCCAATCAGTTCCATGACGATCAGGCATTTGTTATCTCTCAGGAGGCATTCAATCTGCGCTCTAATCTTCCTGTTTTGGGTCTGGACAAATCCATGTTGGGCCGTATCGAATGTTTCTTTCTCACACTCGTTGCTAGCATGGAATTTGTGCAGCTGCCTGTTGACCACATTTGTTGCCTCTTCAACTCGGATCGCATAGCGGTTAACAGCGAGAAGGAGGTTTTCTTTGCCGCCATTCGTTGGCTAACACACGACTGGCCAAATCGGGCTAAACATGTTCTGGCCATCATGCAAAATATTCGCCTTGTACTGTTACCCCAGAAGTTCCTTCTAGACTTACGCGAGTCCACAGATGAGGAATTACTTAATCCAATCATTCCATTACCCGATTTTCAGCAAATTATCAGCGTGGCCTG CTCAGATCAGACCTTTTTATACTCTGATGATGGCTCTATATTTCATGGATATCTCTACGATAGCTTCAAAATGTCGATGCCCGTGCGTCGTCCTTTTATCTGTCACGATTTGTGCTTATATCACAAATCATACACCGATGAATTCCTCGGTGATTTCACCTACAAGCAGTTTCTTTCCTATTTGCGAGTCCTTCAAAATGACAAAAGCTCCTGGAAATTATTAAAGGCAGAGCAAGTTGACTCTAAGATCAATTGA